A single genomic interval of Sceloporus undulatus isolate JIND9_A2432 ecotype Alabama chromosome 2, SceUnd_v1.1, whole genome shotgun sequence harbors:
- the LYSMD3 gene encoding lysM and putative peptidoglycan-binding domain-containing protein 3 isoform X2 — protein sequence MTGKSQNLNFQLPAAAQPSVESHSYSFGNGISSDSDVLEDEVEVYELRPRGREKVRRSTSRERLDDIIFITKDIQEGDTLNAIALQYCCSVADIKRVNNLITDQDFFALRAIKIPVKKFSVLTETHCFPKSRKISGDGVQQCQRKAA from the exons ATGACAGGGAAAAGCCAGAATTTAAATTTCCAGCTGCCAGCTGCAGCACAGCCTTCAGTGGAGAGCCATTCTTATTCATTTGGGAATGGAATCAGCTCCGACAGTGATGTTTTGGAAGATGAAGTGGAGGTGTATGAACTGCGACCCCGGGGAAGGGAGAAAGTCCGAAGAAGTACATCCAGAGAGAGATTGGATGATATTATATTTATAACAAAGGATATACAAGAAGGAGACACATTAAATGCCATAGCTCTTCAATACTGCTGTTCC GTAGCAGATATCAAAAGGGTGAACAATCTTATTACAGATCAGGACTTCTTTGCACTGAGAGCTATTAAAATTCCAGTGAAGAAGTTCAGTGTGTTGACTGAGACACACTGCTTTCCTAAAAGCAG GAAAATAAGCGGCGATGGTGTGCAACAGTGCCAAAGAAAAGCGGCCTAA
- the LYSMD3 gene encoding lysM and putative peptidoglycan-binding domain-containing protein 3 isoform X1, whose product MTGKSQNLNFQLPAAAQPSVESHSYSFGNGISSDSDVLEDEVEVYELRPRGREKVRRSTSRERLDDIIFITKDIQEGDTLNAIALQYCCSVADIKRVNNLITDQDFFALRAIKIPVKKFSVLTETHCFPKSRQVSRVASTSYSAEFPESSLSAESFSTETVGNFLKEVDRDIEQIVKCNATKRENLNEVVSALSNQQSNFESDGKTSKQKDPYYGADWGIGWWTAVVIMVVVGIITPVFYLLYYEVLVKVDVSHHSTVEYSSVTSPSQSKPLGNEVNQHIS is encoded by the exons ATGACAGGGAAAAGCCAGAATTTAAATTTCCAGCTGCCAGCTGCAGCACAGCCTTCAGTGGAGAGCCATTCTTATTCATTTGGGAATGGAATCAGCTCCGACAGTGATGTTTTGGAAGATGAAGTGGAGGTGTATGAACTGCGACCCCGGGGAAGGGAGAAAGTCCGAAGAAGTACATCCAGAGAGAGATTGGATGATATTATATTTATAACAAAGGATATACAAGAAGGAGACACATTAAATGCCATAGCTCTTCAATACTGCTGTTCC GTAGCAGATATCAAAAGGGTGAACAATCTTATTACAGATCAGGACTTCTTTGCACTGAGAGCTATTAAAATTCCAGTGAAGAAGTTCAGTGTGTTGACTGAGACACACTGCTTTCCTAAAAGCAGGCAAGTTTCAAGAGTGGCTTCTACTTCATACTCTGCAGAATTTCCAGAATCATCGCTATCTGCTGAATCATTCTCCACTGAGACGGTTGGCAATTTCTTGAAAGAAGTAGACCGTGATATAGAACAAATAGTGAAATGTAATGCAACAAAGAGAGAGAATCTTAATGAAGTTGTTTCTGCCTTATCTAACCAGCAATCAAACTTTGAATCAGATGGTAAAACCAGCAAGCAAAAAGACCCTTATTATGGAGCAGACTGGGGAATAGGATGGTGGACGGCTGTAGTAATAATGGTAGTGGTAGGCATAATAACACctgtattttatcttttatacTATGAGGTTTTAGTTAAAGTGGATGTCAGTCACCATTCTACAGTGGAATATTCTTCAGTTACATCTCCATCTCAATCAAAACCATTAGGAAATGAAGTAAATCAGCACATTTCATGA